In Pyrus communis chromosome 15, drPyrComm1.1, whole genome shotgun sequence, the genomic stretch GCACTTCTCCCCTGTTCGTCCTTCTCTgggtttcttttgattttttgtgattttttttgtcgaatttattttaatttgaattatcATTCCTAAAATACTATtaacaagtaattaaaaaaatataacataaTCGATCATATTAATACAGTGATTAGTCCGATGTTGCACCAAACACCCGATTAATTTAGTCAATACTATGCAACAACTATTTATCATGTCCGATTAAAATAGTCAATACAATCCGAGCTGGCAAATCGTTTAGTGTGatgtcaaattaaaaaattggatAGTTAACactaaataatattatattatttaatacatatttaataatattttataacaaccttttttctttttttcttaaaaccTGTACTCTCTGTAATATGATCTCCCTCGTTGGCTCCATCAAATTCCCTCATCTCCTTATCTCCTTCTTCGTCTCTCTGTCACTCTTGCTCCCCGAAGTTActttctctccccttctctatCCATTTCTCTCATTTCCCAAAGCAATGAGATGATATCGATTGTGATTCATGCGTCGGCTTCAAGCAAACAGCTCCCAGATTTCAAAGAAACCCAAACTCTCCTGCAACGCTTTGATTCTCCATCTTAAATTCcagaacaaaataatcatctcGGAATTTTCTAAGAGAGAGGTGAAATTATCCGCTTGGGGATTGTTGTTGCTatcttttgcttcttctttttttactttCGAATTTTGGTGGTTAGCTTTTGAGATCTACACAGGGGTGTGGCCGCGTCGGCTGTGGGCTGTAGCTAACGGAGCCGCATAAGAAAAAAGGCAAAGCCCAGGGAAAACGAAAGCTCGGGTTTGATCTTGTTTCCTAGTCCCGCTTAATACCAAGCGAAAGCTTGGGACTCGTTAACGAGGTTTAGTGCCAAATGCAAGATTATAGTTCTACTTAAGTTACTCCAAGCCAATCCCACTTACGAAATAGTCGAACTCGAATTAAATActcaaatacatatatatttttttaattattttgatatatGAGAGAAACTTACATACAGTTGAAACATTAATGCGACGATAAAGTATTTAAAACTAACGCTCGCGTACTTATTGCTTATCTACATGCAATAAAGTTATTTTACATGCGCTACTTTATATTTTAACTTGGGACTCGTTAACGAGGTTTAGTGCCAAATGCAAGATTATCGTTCTACTTAAGTTACTCCAAGCCAATCCCACTTACGAAATAATCGAACTCGAATTAAATACTCAAatacatattaatttttttcagtTATTTTGATATACGAGAGAAACTTACGTACAGTTGAGACACTAACGCGGCGATAAAGTATTTAAACCTAACGCTTGCGTACTTATAGCTTATTTACACGCAATAAAGTTATTTTACACGCGCTACTCTATATTTTAACTTGAGATACAACCATGTGAAAGTTTTAGTTACAGATGAGTTCTTCTCCAAATAAATAAACCTCATATTTTCGACAACGACAAGTAAAATTGATGTATCTCATTAAAAATGGAAATTAATTATCCTAAACCATGTTGTCCCCACCCTGGCAAAGGTTAATTACATAGGAAGTGATTTTCCGCACAAAAATGATATTCTTCCCGCATGTTCCATatcacatttgtatcatctttttAATATAGATGAGACTCATATGTGTTGGCGAGTTCTATctttattagagagatggtataaatgtggtatgaaaaatgtgataaGTGTATCATTACTCTTACTCTTTTCACAACACCGTTTTTAACTTCTCATACACTCTTCTTTATTTATGTTCATCGAATCAAATGGATCAAACAGAACAATTAAGATAAAACAGAAATATGTAAGAGAGTAAAAAGGTGTACAAATCACTCCTCAATTACTTATTGTTTATTTTCAACACTTGTTTATTGAATGAATGATCATACATGCGCAAAaccttttttcaaaaaaaaatttgtcagtATGTcattttttccttaaattatCAGCGTAACAGCGTAAAATCATGCATTATTAAGCATGGACCATGCAGCAGTTGGACCACCATGTAGCAGTTAGTATTAAGCCAATTAAATTTGCTGAcagaaacgaaaaaaaaaattggacataATTGGATGCttgctagtaataatatggaaGAAGAAATGCACGAGAGGATGACTGCGATAATTAcattaatatataataatattaatatgtgATAAGTGAGAGTGACTAAGTACAAAAAGAGGAACCACATCAAGTGGTCCAATGGTAAGAGCGCGGATTGCGACTccccaataaataaataaatatgggaGGTCTCAAGTTCAATGTTTTGAGCTGGTGAATCTgcccaataaataaataaatgtgggGGTCTTAAGTTCAATGCTTCGAGCTGGCGAGTCTGCTTGATTATGGTCACAAACAAGGTAAAATATCCTATAGCCTCTCCGGTCTAGAAGGAGTGGATAACCATGGTTTACCACCAGTTGTCccccttaaaaaaaaagtacaaaaagtGTATATAAGCGTTGAAGAAAGGATGTTTTTGGGGTCCTTAATAGTtaaattttggttaaaaatacaaaaattaagatttaacgGTAaaaaccaaggttctaaaaaacgctagtcgctagtcgggcggtgggttggagcctagcgcctaggcggactaggcggatttaagtaaatatattgtattttgtgtaaataagtgtttgtttatacttaaaatatatataatttcatcgtaaactagaaaatagaatgacatatatattatgaagtattggacaataataaaaatatggggagcaaacatataatgtgtgtttatttaagtgttaaaTAAGTTTCTTATTGACATGTTTAAAACTAGTGAAGGTTCTTGAAATATAATTAAAGTTTTGATCCCTATATATAAATCTTCCAAATAATTacacaatatattatttaacaGTGGAGTGGgtaattgtttttattataatttataacttATAAGCCCAAGTAGTAATTACATAATATATTATCTAATAGTGAAGTgagtaattgttttttttataatttataactTGTGGAAATCAATTAGATAAGATAAGGGGAGTTGGTAGTGGAAATCAATCAGATAAGAGGAGTTTGGTTTCGACGCCTTGGAAATCAGGAGGCTTTTACTTTTAGTTGTCTTGTTTCCTCTTCCAGTCTTCCTCCACTTCTTCGATTGCTCCGCCTATTTCTCCATCGTCTTCTTCGCCTAATTCCCTATCTTCTTGCcctgcaaaatttcccaaaacctaGTCTAGCACATCAAAGATCCTCGAAAACATTACTGGCTCCGGTGAAGAAATCCGAAGAGTCCAggtcaaattttttgtttttttttccacacaATTGCACTGTTATTCCTTCTGCTGGTTTATCTCTCGCTTTCTCTTCCCTCAcactctctcgctctctctctctctctctctcagatttTATGTTGTCGGCCTCCTCTTCTATGTTGTGTAGTGAAACATCGACGTGTAATTTTTTGACAGAACCACCTAGCCCACCCAGTCGGCCACCTAGATACCGCCTAATACCCTTGCCGATTTATTGAACGTTTTTTGAAAAATTACGACGGCAGTACGACGCCCAGCACCTAGGCGGCCGGCTTGCCCGCGTTTTAGAACACtggtaaaaacacaaaaatattgaaTATTCCACAGCATTTAAAAAATTTTGGCTAAAGAATTCAGCAAGGTAGTTGCATAAGAGGATCTCCAACGGTTGGCATTGGAGTTGTTTATCACTTGCATAATGCATTGCATGCCATGACATGTTGGTGATGTTTTATAtttgagtaatgttagggagaccaaatttgtagactaaattttgtaaactaaatgccATGGAAATTGATaagtggattattaattaaacgttgataaacgtgcttattttctgttggtgatacatcatttagtttgcaattttagtctacaaatttagtttgcCTAACGTTACTCTTTATATTTTGCCAAAAGATTGAGTCGTTATTTATTTAATGACGATATAGATCATTTTATTGTACAATTTTcataatcataatttttttttctttatcattaTCTAAATATTATATCTAGAAAATTCATTTAATTTGGAGACCGTTTAGTATATGTGTTGACATATAAACAAGTAGTACATTTTTCATAAACATTTATTAAAACAAGTAGTTTCCTCTGATTAATCgtcaatttatttgattaacatggatgactAAATGGTATCCAAATCGAATGaatttgttttatataaataatgttTAAATGATAATAATGATgatgataaagaaaatgaaTTGTTCAAATAATGATATTTATACAATAAAATAATGTCAAGTCGTGGTTGAAAAAGAACTAACTCGTTATGTTAAAAGTCAAGCATTTGTGATTTGAGTGTCATCGTGTAAAGACCAAGCCAAGATTAAGGTTTTTGAGTCCGACAACAAAGGCAAGAATATGTAATCCTGTGGCTCtaattttccttaaaataaGATCAAATTACCATGTCATTCAATTTCACACTCTATAATAATATGACGTCGTCGTATGTAAGAAGTGACattcttttttaattcttaacaTTAGTCTCTTGCCACATGCCTACACGTGCGACAATTGActcttttttgttgttttacatttttgtttattttaattttacttattttacccttttagataacattattttataaaatatgtatGTGGTTTTTTCTtgtgaatttttatttctatttctattttttgaaaatttaatggaaacgtaatttagtattatgaaaGCATACCCTTTTTACATCGGGCCGGTGTGTGTTAACAAAACTAAGTTTTTATCTCTGGGCCTAATACAAAATGGGTCAAATTGGCCCAACCCTATGGACCCGTTTGGAAATCCATGAAGATTTAAggcaaataataataataaataaataaacaaggcagtaattaaattaaaaagtcaggctgtctaatgatatttttcttcacatataagtaagttcgattctcgtaaAAAACGAATGcgaatttgaattatattattactaACATACTGTGAGGTTAAGTTTACCCCCCATTTAGATAGAGAAGAATTCTCGCCGGATCATTTTCCTAGGGATCTCTTAATCGTGATTGTTCATCATACAATCTTGTGGTTAGTTTTCGATAGATTctctttaaatttaatttaaagtttaaaatttaaaacttaaaataatttatgacagTACTATGTACGATGAATAATCATAATCACAAAATTCTCCAGATcctcaagaaaaaaaatctgacGATGATCATTTTTCCCAAGATAACAAggtttgttcaaaaataaaaaataagaaggcGGGTTCACCGGGAACCGTTCCACCGCCCAACCAAACAGCCAAACGCCGCAAGCGACGGAAACAACAGCAGCAAATGAAGGTGCCTGCTCCTCTCTCCCTCTTACCCTGTCTCGCTCTCTCTTGATTTCTTCTATGCATATGGTAATGCTGTACTAATTTGGATGTAAAATTGCGGAAATTGAGGCCACGTCTGTTGGATTTCGTTTCGGCCTTGGACTATTCCGTGGTGAAATCGGCCTCCGAAAAGGCGTTCCGGTCACTTCCGGATATCTCGAAGGCCATCTCTGAGCTCACGGTTCTCAAGGGCGTGGGTCCGGCCACCGCCTCCGCCTTTGTCGCAGCTTATGCGCCCGAGGTGGCGCCTTTCATGTCCGACGAGGTGATTTAATAATTTGGGGTTGCTGGCTGTTGATTTTTGTGTTAGTTGCTTCTGATTTCAGTAATTTCTGCTGTATAATTTCGAAATTAATGTTTGTGTTTGGAATGGTGAAAGGCTATGGTTGCAGCTCTTGGAAACTCCATAGACTATACACTTAAGCAGTACCTGTTATTCCGCAAATAGTAAATCTTGAAAAAGCACTCAAAAGTGCTTTCTGAAAGAAGCACATAATtggtgcttcttgtagaaatcacttaaatgcttttggaattcaaaaatatttgttCTAAAaccgctttcagtcattttaaaaagcaTGTTCAAACGAGTGCAGGAGAAAGCAAAGGTCAGTCAGTTTCTTCCAGATTTGTTTTACATCGAAAATTACTCGACGATTGTTGGATTGCTAGTACATGAGTTAAACCGTGCGCATACTGTTCGAATAGAACCCTTGATTCCGTATTCTTCTAGGTGATTGTTTCCTATTGTATATTACGTATTTCATTATCGTAATTAGTGTATGTTTCCTACCGTAATGTAATGTGATGCGGTGTGGGGCAAAAGTTCTCTATTGCGGCAGTTGTATACGGCTCCCTTTCCTAGTTACCCGTTATGTGCTGCTCGTGTGATGAGATGATTATGAGAGGGCGCATATTCAATCTTCTCGATTTGAAGACTTTCTCGGGCCTTATTATTCATCCTCATGACCTGCAAAACTGTCATCACATTAACTGTAGGCATTCTTTATAACGGTTGAGTGTGCGGTGTTCAATTATAATGTTCAATGTAAGAAAATTTGTAAGTTctgttcatttcatttagcaTGTTGTTAAGCAGAGTCGACTTTTGGTCATGCAAGTGCCTTGTATTTCAAGTCAATCATACAAGTGATTGAGCTGATGGAGCTTTACGTTTACATGGATTTTGCTCCACTTTTAAGTATCTGTTGGAAATATCTGCAGGACTTGAGCATAGAAGGTGAGACCTTCACGCCATCAGATGTAGAGAGAGCTCTGTGGAGTTGCGCTGTTGGGGCCAAGTTATCTTCACAAAAAGTACCAGACCCCAAAAGTGATACAAGTAAAAACTCCAAGCGGAAGAGAAAGCGTTGATATAGTGCCATGCCATTTAACTGACAATCCTTGTAAGTTTaactaactttatttttttttcttgtcgaAAAGTTTAACTAACTTTATAACCTAGATTAAAATGCCACCGCTCTTTCGGCTGTTCAAGCGAGCATTTTCATCAACTCATGAACAGCCTCCCTGTACTGAATAATATGTTCTGAGTTCTTAGGCCTAAACCTTGTTGCTTCTACTTTGCATTCTACAAACGATGAATCTTCGACCCCAAAGGTAAACATCCTTATCATTATTACACAATAGTGATTAGGTTTTTCTAAGCCAAAGTCTGAACTTTCAAGGCTAGTGATTGAAGCACTCCTCGTTTAGCCTCTTACAATCACGAGAAAAATTGTCAAATATTGAATTTGGAGTGCAGATGATCAGTAGTGAACTGCAAAAATTGCTACCTTTGAAATTGATCAAAATAGTGTTCTCGTCTTCTATGCTTTCAGTTGCTGGATTCCAATGCATATTAGAAGGGCttgttacatttttcatttaaCTTCTGTGTTTGGTCAAAAGTCTGCAATAAGTAAATTGGGCTGCAACTTCGGCAACCCAGGAGAACAAGCGTTGCTGTGTCATCAGTGGATACATTGTGTCACTATTTCTCGTTACAGATGTATAGACCTGGTGTCATCTAAGATTCTGCCAAGTATGAAATTCAGTTAGTATACGTGTTTGATTAAACTTTCAAACACCCAAATAGGAAGCAAATCTGAAATAAAAATCTTTTCAACTTAATCACTTGCGTTAGGTACTATGTAGGCGCCTCATCCCATCCTTGCGCTTTCCTAAGTTCACCCGTTTGTCTTTTTTCAACAAACAATAGCGTTAGTGGATTAATTGTTTGTTGCTAGGGAACTTTTATGAGCACTTTTTGTTCGTATGACCCGTGTCAGATATCTCCGTTGATAAATGCATTTTTGGTGATTTGAAAGCACCTGCTTCCTTCTGTTGTGCAGGAACAGTAGTGGAATCGTGACGAAGAAAGACAAACTAGTCTCGTGGGTGATCATAATTCTTTAGCAGTCTCCTCGAGCACGGCAGCCATCTCCAGTGACATTTAAGCGTTTTCAGCTGGGTTAAAGTCGCTGGAAGCTGACATACAAGGTCACCAAAGTTCTACAATCTTTTCATACAGAATTTaagagttgatttttttttccttaaacttttttttgagaaaaattaaAGCACCACCAGTTAAAACTGTTCTAACGGGAAGCTTCACAAAAGCTCTCTCAAGGATTGATGATTCCATTAGTGTGGAAAGACTTCCCTTTTGATGTGGATAATGACATTACTTAACGATGATTTGCTGTCATTAACTTAGCCAAAGCTGTTTCGAATCTCATGATACCTACTGGGCCTCACAAAGatgtttttatctttttccACATCGTATACGACTCTTTCGCTTTTGCATTGTGGTGGGCTTGCGGGGTTTattcaagttttctttttcgtttgaCAAGGTAATTTGACGTGGTGTGACACGAACTTTCGCAGCACCTGACTAGTACATCGCTCTCTCAAAGTGCTTAACTTGGCATCTCGGACTAATACGTTACCCCTTTCAAGCACTCACATTACCCGTTTTAAGCGTACGCATTATTATTGTTCGCACTTAGTGTTGAAAAACACCGCTCCCCAACAATGCTACATGTTGGAAAGTGCTTACGCTACATGTTGGAAAGCACTTTCGGGTCGTCCGACTGGTACATTGCTCTTTGGTAATGATCGATCGAGTCTCTGAGCGCGTACGTTACCACACCAagcataaaacacaacctcttCAAGCACACAAACTcatgagaaaaaaaaactatacgTGAGAGTTTCCATTCCTACGGCTCGAATCATTCTCAGCTGCCCCGACAGGAATTCTTTCCTTGTTTGTTGGTCTTCTTCCAATTATCAACTCAAATCCCAATTGGTCTTCTTACAACTAAAATATATGTTTTCTGATGATTTTATCCACGCGATGACtgataaaaatatgaaataacCCCATCATGGAGCGtccaagtttgaaaaaaaaactttgtgaTTTATCGATCGAAGAAGTCGCATG encodes the following:
- the LOC137718167 gene encoding uncharacterized protein, with amino-acid sequence LDVKLRKLRPRLLDFVSALDYSVVKSASEKAFRSLPDISKAISELTVLKGVGPATASAFVAAYAPEVAPFMSDEDLSIEGETFTPSDVERALWSCAVGAKLSSQKVPDPKSDTSKNSKRKRKR